Proteins co-encoded in one Anaerolineales bacterium genomic window:
- a CDS encoding efflux RND transporter periplasmic adaptor subunit, with product MNKKSLTASALLLLFALLLMGCSAQGAEPDPGADLTPSPDLPPSNAVVADGRVIPVRSAELSLETGGAVSEILAAEGDSVKQGQPLVRLSSADQLTAAVASAQLQEIAARQELEALQDNASVATAQAMLDLANARDALKDAEYDWRVRQEGNRASKEVVLLAEANYLLAEKALDSAEGGYRAVSDHDKDDPDRAQALSDYVAAQNRRNDTSRNLNWLVGHPSEIDQAILDAELAEAQANVQVAEKAYEDVKDGVDPDGLELAQARLTQAEAQLRAAESALAQAELRAPFDGVVTAIDLREGEFVAPGIPVAWVADFSDWRVETTDLGEIDAVNVRLGDTATVTLDALPDVELAGTVESVSGFGETKQGDITYKAVLRLEPPYPDLLWNMTAYVTILPNLTASP from the coding sequence ATGAACAAGAAGTCGCTCACTGCCTCTGCCCTGTTGCTTCTCTTCGCCCTGCTCCTGATGGGGTGCTCGGCGCAGGGCGCCGAGCCCGACCCCGGTGCGGATCTCACGCCTTCACCCGATCTGCCCCCCTCCAACGCCGTCGTCGCCGATGGGCGCGTGATCCCGGTTCGCAGCGCCGAACTCAGCCTGGAGACGGGCGGCGCCGTGAGTGAGATCCTGGCCGCTGAGGGCGACTCGGTGAAGCAGGGTCAGCCGTTGGTGCGCCTGAGCAGCGCCGACCAGCTGACCGCCGCCGTTGCCTCGGCCCAGCTGCAGGAAATCGCGGCCCGCCAGGAGCTCGAGGCCTTGCAGGACAACGCCTCGGTCGCGACGGCGCAGGCCATGCTCGACCTGGCCAATGCCCGGGATGCCCTCAAGGATGCCGAGTACGATTGGCGCGTTCGGCAGGAGGGCAACCGCGCCAGCAAGGAAGTTGTCCTGCTGGCCGAAGCCAACTACCTCCTCGCCGAGAAGGCGCTCGACTCCGCCGAAGGAGGCTACCGCGCGGTTTCCGATCACGACAAGGACGACCCAGATCGCGCTCAGGCGTTGTCCGATTACGTGGCCGCACAGAACCGCCGCAACGACACCAGCAGGAATCTGAATTGGCTCGTCGGGCACCCCTCCGAGATTGACCAGGCGATCCTGGATGCCGAATTGGCCGAGGCCCAGGCCAACGTTCAAGTGGCCGAGAAGGCCTACGAAGACGTGAAGGACGGGGTCGATCCGGACGGTCTGGAGCTGGCACAGGCACGGCTAACCCAGGCCGAGGCGCAGCTGCGGGCAGCGGAATCCGCCTTGGCGCAGGCGGAGCTGCGAGCGCCCTTCGACGGTGTGGTTACCGCCATTGACTTGCGGGAAGGCGAATTCGTCGCCCCCGGAATCCCTGTCGCATGGGTCGCCGATTTTTCGGATTGGCGAGTCGAAACCACTGACCTGGGGGAAATCGATGCCGTCAACGTGCGCCTCGGCGACACCGCCACGGTCACCCTGGATGCCCTGCCCGATGTCGAGCTGGCCGGGACGGTGGAAAGCGTGAGCGGCTTCGGCGAGACGAAGCAAGGCGACATCACCTATAAGGCGGTGCTGCGCCTGGAACCGCCCTACCCCGATCTGCTGTGGAACATGACAGCCTATGTGACCATCCTACCCAATCTGACGGCCTCGCCTTGA
- a CDS encoding VIT1/CCC1 transporter family protein, which yields MSPTLDPHEHVRRLELEHHTRLDPHHRHSALSDVILGGQDGLVNVLGVILGVAAASGDTRIILAAGMAATFAESVSMGAVAYTSTIAESDLYLSEREREYRHIDTVPYLERSEIRKIFEAKGFQGELLERIVETITDDPHIWVDQMMAEEHQLVPSSRGDARRAALIVGVAAIVGSLIPITPFFFLPVGPSMIVSIVLAALSLFAVGAYKARVTVGRPGRSGLEMAVIGILSALVGYAVGLLFKAPATP from the coding sequence ATGAGCCCCACCCTCGATCCCCACGAACACGTCCGTCGGCTCGAGTTGGAGCATCACACCCGCCTCGATCCCCACCACCGGCATTCCGCGCTTTCCGACGTAATCCTTGGCGGCCAGGACGGCCTGGTGAACGTGCTCGGGGTCATCTTGGGCGTGGCGGCCGCCTCCGGCGACACGCGCATCATCCTCGCCGCCGGCATGGCCGCTACCTTCGCCGAGTCCGTCTCGATGGGCGCCGTGGCCTACACCTCGACCATCGCCGAAAGCGATCTGTATCTGAGTGAACGGGAACGCGAGTACCGGCACATCGATACCGTTCCATACCTGGAACGGTCGGAGATCCGCAAGATCTTCGAGGCCAAGGGTTTCCAGGGCGAACTGCTCGAGCGCATCGTCGAGACGATCACCGACGATCCCCATATCTGGGTCGATCAGATGATGGCCGAGGAACACCAACTGGTGCCTTCCAGTCGCGGCGATGCGCGCCGGGCGGCGCTGATCGTCGGTGTCGCGGCCATCGTCGGGTCGCTGATCCCCATCACGCCTTTCTTCTTCCTCCCCGTCGGCCCGAGCATGATCGTCTCGATCGTGCTGGCGGCTCTCTCCCTGTTCGCCGTCGGTGCCTACAAGGCACGTGTCACCGTCGGCCGGCCCGGCCGGAGCGGGCTGGAGATGGCGGTCATCGGGATCCTCAGTGCTCTTGTGGGGTACGCTGTGGGACTGCTGTTCAAGGCACCAGCAACTCCCTGA